Proteins encoded together in one Prunus dulcis chromosome 3, ALMONDv2, whole genome shotgun sequence window:
- the LOC117623169 gene encoding histone acetyltransferase HAC12-like yields MKSHKISKMDVQRYNSDQTFCHISNYPVLNSSPFLLGGDGLRCQSIKCQLGYLSDWRKGPRVSSVRNLVRKKISDIFFLSTNYVLGELASDFVGVLENQLFMEATSEEEYVNEETLSHRLQILLQHKLYDANSNEKVGLPLCTPMPTSGLPHGFCDSGAAETPSNCLSGTSKYDSIGHNAFIANNADHVNLIKGSPFNGYKQGYANRFIASNELDMSFSSGLMQVASEIFLPLEDASASITAYSNANEFSVIGGFDDGRFAPQGNLNYSSDISFDCHVQQQHLDHGGLGNAQSMVFPSAMDEFSAVSSSNLLISQHIPIEVPQVSNILPGRIFSKEISTLEDIVQSCSLIMKSQHNQNRPHPSYLQPRVPPEQSHAAQQCASDGPSSGNIEDILPSSKRLKMENKNGSFHLLAPSVVQHCSPEGLSYLQHQSESPLSINSEDTVQSCSRMIKSQHNQKRPLCPYLRPQVPPEHSHGAQEYASDGPSSGNIEDILPSSKRLKVENKNESSHLLAPSVIQHCAHEGLPYLQHQSESPLSINSEDIVQSCSQMIKSQHNQKRPLHPYLQPRVPPGQSNGAQEYASDEPSSGNIEDMSPSSKRLKMENINENSHLLAPSVVLPCAPKGLSYLQQQSKSPVSINSDVTHVEIEPAKNSIQDSTGISGVRKCDSDNINKLDSESVPLPSVGVFICHQMEQLDPTSTSEIIDNVKEVPGGMESKSLSLLSQELSVEFKEGEVRTEFIQTEPIPDSDLKEVIKPQNPETKGTLLTEIYTEEQIKEHLSSLGQSIDQSIVTEERVNSEKVCQLCALGKLFFAPTPIYCSFCSARIKRSVNYYCTLDEHDTQYCVCTLCYKESRGGNISFRGIHISKAKLSKKKNDEETEESWVQCDKCNGWQHQICALFNDKSALEGKAECICLKCLSKETECGELKNLSNNAVFSAKDLPTTMLSDHIEQRLFRRLKQEREERAKVEGKEFFEVPGVEDLVVRVVLSVQKTLKVKQKFLDLFHDENYPAEFPYISKVILLFQRIEGVDVCLFGMYVQEFGSECSHPNKRCVYISYLDSIKYFRPETKTVNGEALRTFVYHELLIAYLEFCKKRGFITSYIWACPPVKGEDYILYCHPEMQKTPKPDKLRQWYQSMIKKAANEKIVVSFTNLYDRFFIPTGECNSKVTAARLPYFDGDYWSATAEDVIRNIEKERMTDSKKKAKKTITKRTLKAMGHNSPSDGSTKDILLMQKLGQTILPNKEDFIIVDMQYVCSHCHEAILSGARWSCSQCKNFHLCERCHEAERKSYGRDMHISVNMEQHVLSQVMVENVLSDTKDEDVISNSRLLENRHTFLSLCEKNHYQFDTLRRAKYSSIMILHHLRNATVLTAGNTCSICHKDAVVAQSWVCEICPEFGVCAACYQEKGSSCHIHKLTQSSTTVRCRTESRDSPQKPLMIRELLDVLHHARKCCSTKIQPCSYPNCLKIKKLLCHATKCTVRTTGGCQYCKKAWYVINLHSRNCRESNCGIRRCM; encoded by the exons ATGAAGTCTCATAAAATCAGCAAGATGGATGTACAGAGATACAATTCAGACCAAACCTTTTGCCATATATCTAACTACCCGGTGCTGAATTCAAGTCCCTTTTTGCTGGGAGGGGATGGTTTACGTTGTCAGTCAATAAAATGCCAACTAGGCTACTTGAGTGATTGGCGCAAAGGTCCTAGAGTTAGCAGCGTTCGTAATTTGGTTAGGAAAAAAAT TTCTGACATCTTCTTTCTAAGTACCAATTATGTGTTGGGAGAGCTAGCATCTGATTTTGTGGGTGTCCTGGAAAACCAGCTATTTATGGAGGCTACTTCAGAG GAGGAGTATGTGAATGAGGAGACACTGTCTCATCGGCTGCAAATTTTACTCCAGCATAAACTATATGATGCAAACTCCAATGAAAAAGTAGGTTTGCCTTTGTGTACGCCAATGCCAACTTCAGGGCTGCCTCACGGTTTTTGCGATTCAGGTGCTGCAGAAACACCTTCTAACTGCTTAAGTGGTACTAGTAAATATGACTCCATTGGTCATAATGCTTTCATAGCTAACAATGCTGATCACGTTAACCTCATCAAAG GGTCCCCTTTTAATGGTTATAAGCAGGGATATGCCAATAGATTCATTGCTTCCAATGAATTGGATATGTCTTTTTCGTCAGGCCTAATGCAGGTTGCTTCTGagatttttcttcctcttgagGACGCCTCAGCATCAATCACTGCATATTCCAATGCCAATGAGTTCTCTGTTATTGGAGGTTTTGATGATGGGAGATTCGCTCCTCAAGGGAATCTGAATTACAGTTCTGATATATCGTTTGATTGTCATGTTCAACAGCAACATCTTGACCATG GTGGTTTGGGGAATGCTCAATCCATGGTTTTTCCATCTGCAATGGATGAATTTTCAGCGGTTTCCTCTTCTAACTTGCTGATCTCCCAACATATTCCAATAGAAGTTCCTCAAGTTTCTAATATTCTTCCTGGCAGAATCTTCAGCAAAGAGATCTCAACTCTTGAGGATATAGTGCAATCTTGTTCCCTGATAATGAAGTCTCAGCATAACCAAAACCGACCCCATCCTTCATATTTGCAGCCTCGGGTTCCTCCAGAACAGTCACATGCTGCTCAACAGTGTGCTTCAGATGGGCCTAGTTCAGGAAACATTGAAGATATTCTTCCTTCGTCGAAAAGGTTGAAGATGGAGAACAAAAATGGAAGTTTTCATCTTTTGGCCCCTTCAGTTGTTCAACATTGTTCTCCTGAAGGACTTTCATATCTGCAGCACCAATCTGAATCTCCTCTATCTATTAATTCTGAGGATACAGTGCAATCTTGTTCCCGGATGATAAAGTCTCAACATAACCAAAAACGACCCCTTTGTCCATATTTGCGGCCACAGGTTCCTCCAGAACATTCACATGGTGCTCAAGAGTACGCTTCAGATGGACCCAGTTCAGGAAATATTGAAGATATTCTGCCTTCGTCAAAAAGGTTGAAGGTGGAGAATAAAAATGAGAGTTCTCATCTATTGGCTCCTTCAGTTATTCAACATTGTGCTCATGAAGGACTTCCATATCTGCAGCACCAATCTGAATCTCCTCTATCTATTAATTCTGAGGATATAGTACAATCTTGTTCCCAGATGATAAAGTCTCAACATAACCAAAAACGACCCCTTCATCCATATTTGCAGCCTCGGGTTCCTCCAGGACAGTCAAATGGTGCTCAAGAGTATGCTTCAGATGAACCCAGTTCAGGAAATATTGAAGATATGTCGCCTTCGTCAAAAAGGTTGAAGATGGAGAATATAAATGAGAATTCTCATCTATTGGCTCCTTCAGTTGTCCTGCCTTGTGCTCCTAAAGGACTTTCATATCTGCAGCAACAGTCAAAATCTCCTGTATCTATTAATTCTGATGTAACGCATGTGGAAATAGAACCAGCTAAAAATTCTATACAAGATTCCACGGGGATCAGTGGTGTTAGAAAATGTGATTCTGACAATATCAATAAACTGGATTCCGAAAGTGTGCCTCTTCCTTCTGTAGGAGTATTTATTTGTCATCAGATGGAGCAATTAGACCCTACTAGCACTAGTGAAATTATAGACAATGTGAAAGAAGTTCCCGGAGGAATGGAGTCCAAGAGTTTATCTTTGCTCTCACAAGAGCTTAGTGTTGAATTTAAAGAGGGGGAAGTAAGGACTGAGTTCATCCAAACAGAGCCAATACCAGACTCTGATCTTAAGGAAGTGATAAAGCCACAGAATCCAGAGACAAAGGGTACCCTTTTAACTGAAATTTACACAGAAGAGCAAATCAAGGAACATTTATCAAGTCTTGGGCAGAGCATTGATCAG aGTATCGTGACGGAAGAAAGAGTAAACAGTGAGAAAGTGTGTCAGTTGTGTGCGTTGGGTAAGCTTTTTTTTGCCCCCACACCAATCTATTGCTCATTCTGTAGTGCCCGTATCAAGCGCAGTGTAAACTATTACTGCACACTAGACGAGCATGATACACAATATTGTGTTTGTACGTTGTGCTATAAGGAGTCTCGAGGTGGAAACATCTCATTTCGTGGTATTCACATTTCAAAGGCAAAACTCagtaaaaagaagaatgatgAAGAAACCGAAGAATCG TGGGTTCAATGTGATAAATGCAATGGCTGGCAACATCAGATATGTGCTCTCTTTAATGACAAAAGTGCTTTGGAAGGCAAAGCTGAATGCATATGTCTCAAATGCTTGTCAAAAGAGACAGAATGTGGAGAGCTCAAGAACTTATCAAATAATGCTGTTTTCAGTGCAAAAGATCTACCAACTACCATGCTTAGCGACCACATAGAACAAAGACTCTTTAGGCGCCTCaagcaagagagagaagagagagcaaAGGTCGAAGGAAAAGAATTTTTTGAG GTTCCAGGAGTCGAAGATCTTGTTGTCAGAGTGGTTTTATCTGTTCAAAAAACACTAAAAGTGAAGCAAAAGTTTTTGGATCTCTTTCATGACGAGAATTACCCTGCTGAATTCCCATACATATCAAAG GTTATTCTTTTGTTTCAGAGGATTGAAGGGGTAGATGTATGCCTTTTTGGAATGTATGTGCAAGAGTTCGGTTCAGAATGTAGTCATCCGAATAAGCGTTGTGTTTATATATCATATCTGGATTCTATTAAGTACTTCAGGCCAGAGACAAAAACTGTGAATGGAGAAGCTCTTCGTACGTTTGTTTATCATGAATTATTG ATAGCTTACCTTGAGTTTTGCAAGAAAAGAGGTTTTATTACCTCCTATATATGGGCGTGCCCTCCTGTGAAGGGAGAAGATTATATTTTATACTGCCATCCAGAAATGCAGAAAACACCCAAGCCTGATAAGCTGCGGCaatg GTATCAGTCAATGATAAAAAAAGCagcaaatgaaaaaattgTGGTCAGTTTCACTAATTTATATGATCGCTTTTTTATCCCTACTGGGGAATGCAACTCCAAGGTAACAGCAGCTCGTTTGCCGTATTTTGATGGTGACTATTGGTCTGCCACTGCTGAGGATGTGATCAGGaacattgaaaaagaaaggatgACAGACTCaaagaagaaagcaaagaaaacaataacaaAGAGAACTTTAAAAGCCATGGGACATAACAGTCCTTCTGATGGCTCTACCAAAGATATTCTACTGATGCAGAAA CTGGGGCAGACCATTTTACCAAATAAGGAGGACTTCATAATTGTCGACATGCAGTATGTTTGCTCCCACTGCCATGAAGCAATCTTATCTGGGGCACGCTGGTCTTGCAGTCAGtgcaaaaattttcacctctGTGAAAG ATGCCATGAAGCTGAGCGCAAAAGTTATGGGAGGGACATGCACATATCAGTCAACATGGAACAACATGTGCTTTCTCAG GTTATGGTGGAGAATGTGCTTTCTGATACTAAGGACGAAGATGTTATTTCGAACAGTCGTTTACTTGAGAACAGGCATACTTTCTTGAGCTTGTGTGAGAAAAATCACTATCAGTTTGACACACTTCGCCGGGCGAAGTATTCCTCAATAATGATTCTGCATCATCTCCGAAATGCTACTGTGCTGACTGCTGGGAACACGTGCAGTATTTGCCATAAGGATGCTGTGGTTGCTCAGAGCTGGGTATGTGAGATCTGCCCAGAGTTTGGTGTTTGTGCAGCATGCTATCAAGAGAAAGGAAGTTCTTGTCACATTCATAAGTTGACTCAAAGTTCTACCACAGTTAGATGTAGGACAGAGAGTCGAGACTCGCCACAAAAACCATTGATG ATAAGGGAACTGCTGGATGTTTTACATCACGCACGTAAATGTTGCTCAACCAAGATTCAGCCTTGCTCTTACCCAAACTGcctcaaaataaaaaagctacTCTGCCATGCAACAAAGTGCACTGTTCGGACTACTGGAGGTTGTCAATATTGTAAGAAGGCATGGTACGTGATAAATCTGCATTCGAGAAACTGTAGAGAATCAAATTGTGGCATACGACGGTGCATGTGA
- the LOC117622620 gene encoding uncharacterized protein LOC117622620: MESEDFIGLPPSGDSLCGNVNDEPNNSNCDSKEVDSQPTNSEDREDKPKSENLGNDSDAQREVSHCVPEENLENELVGSGSDMEIEDISNLPALNRSGSADEEIKIKGNKDGDAHCLQQANHNNDLFDESSLLSVAQSETVTVAQESNVFCSKVHKNGCLPVEDASPFGTHKTGGTTISGVKRARITVDERQPSVRVTYKSLTRASKHKLEELLQQWSEWHSQYVPSSQDPIEVVESGEDTFFPALHVGTEKTSAVSFWMDNQTRNAESKESTPLDSNYVPLYDRGYALGLTLAGGSSNLEGGLEIIDDASRCFNCGSYNHALKDCPKPRNHVAVNNARKQLKFKRNQNANSRNSTRYYQNSPAGKYDGLRPGALDAETRKLLGIGEHDPPPWLNRMREIGYPPGYLDPDDEDQPSGIIIYADEEIKGEQEDGEIIETDYPEPQRKMTVEFPGLNGPIPEDADERLWAPGPSFSDHSRNRSYSRSNHYSEPVSRGHHREQRWSRDYRDDGPPGVEPGSGPSSYPPRYGSYDYGYNLPRSPTFGRSQSDRGRRIPLSNEGSVPYSNPRHSPKDYDSANFENWNDESRSDYDLDSSTRDRLDRHRHHRRR, translated from the exons ATGGAATCTGAGGATTTTATCGGTCTCCCTCCTTCTGGAGATTCTCTTTGCGGGAATGTGAATGATGAACCTAACAATTCTAATTGCGACTCTAAAGAGGTTGATTCTCAACCCACTAATTCAGAGGATAGAGAAGATAAACCGAAAAGTGAGAATCTGGGGAATGACAGTGATGCTCAACGTGAAGTTAGCCATTGCGTACCAGAAGAAAACCTTGAAAATGAATTGGTTGGTAGTGGTTCAGATATGGAAATTGAGGACATAAGCAACCTCCCTGCTCTGAACAGGTCTGGTTCTGCAgatgaagaaatcaaaataaagGGTAACAAAGATGGAGACGCTCATTGCCTACAGCAAGCAAATCATAACAATGATTTATTTGACGAATCATCTTTGCTAAGTGTTGCACAGTCTGAAACTGTTACAGTTGCACAGGAGTCAAATGTCTTCTGCTCAAAGGTGCACAAGAATGGTTGCCTTCCAGTCGAAGATGCAAGTCCCTTTGGAACCCATAAAACGGGTGGCACTA CTATATCAGGTGTTAAGAGAGCCCGAATAACAGTTGATGAGCGGCAACCTTCAGTGCGTGTAACATATAAATCGTTAACAAG AGCTAGTAAACATAAGCTTGAAGAACTATTACAGCAGTGGTCAGAGTGGCATTCTCAATATGTTCCTTCATCTCAA GATCCTATTGAAGTGGTGGAATCAGGCGAAGACACGTTCTTTCCAGCTCTCCATGTTGGCACAGAGAAGACGTCTGCTGTG TCTTTTTGGATGGACAACCAAACAAGGAATGCAGAGAGCAAGGAATCCACTCCTTTGGATAGCAATTATGTGCCTCTATATGATCGTGGTTATGCCTTAGGCTTGACTTTGGCTGGTGGCTCAAGTAATTTGGAGGG AGGCTTGGAGATTATAGATGATGCAAGCCGTTGTTTCAATTGCGGTTCTTACAATCATGCCTTGAAGGATTGCCCTAAGCCTCGTAACCATGTTGCTGTCAATAATGCCCGCAAACAGCTCAAGTTCAAACGAAATCAGAATGCTAATTCTCGCAATTCAACACGATATTATCAGAATTCTCCAGCTGGAAAATATGATGGTTTAAGGCCTGGTGCTCTCGATGCTGAGACAAGGAAGCTTTTGGGTATTGGG GAGCATGATCCGCCTCCTTGGCTTAACAGAATGCGAGAAATTGGTTACCCACCGGGATATCTAG ATCCAGATGACGAGGATCAGCCATCAGGGATTATAATATATGCTGATGAGGAAATTAAGGGAGAACAGGAGGATGGGGAAATTATTGAAACCGATTATCCTGAACCACAGAGGAAAATGACAGTTGAATTTCCAGGATTAAATGGACCAATCCCAGAAGATGCTGATGAGAGACTTTGGGCACCTGGACCTTCGTTTTCTGATCACTCTAGGAACCGCTCATACAGCAGATCGAACCATTATTCAGAACCCGTCAGCAGAGGGCATCACCGTGAGCAAAGGTGGTCCAGGGATTATAGAGATGACGGGCCTCCTGGCGTTGAACCAGGTTCTGGCCCATCTAGTTACCCTCCAAGATATGGTAGTTATGATTATGGTTACAACTTACCAAGAAGCCCTACCTTTGGAAGGTCCCAATCCGACAGAGGTAGAAGAATCCCTTTGTCCAATGAAGGTTCTGTTCCATACTCAAATCCTCGTCATTCGCCAAAGGATTATGACTCAGCCAATTTCGAAAATTGGAATGATGAAAGCAGGAGTGACTACGACCTTGATAGTTCAACTAGGGATAGGCTAGACAGGCATCGCCATCACCGTAGGAGGtaa
- the LOC117621960 gene encoding protein GAMETE EXPRESSED 3, which produces MAVLQSLVFLFLMVSLASTHSQSTQFQNYPAKEPTRRNSRRLSRPLIGHDGKVYTCSEKDFLAFESNGSIAWTMHLNYTCNSDMPPVHGGRRKMYLVADNRVIKINLLNNGTSEPAAEVLLSAEPTKEQGGIVGLAVSTMSSSVFVNIKNRGLFAYMTRGQLLWSAGPVIDLFGYRQGCRKNIADCFFNSVPVIDECEASIYISNTGGELYSLSIRRPHFKWIQDLSSYDKVFTITPGNNGRLYVTVPVKALLLALDVSSGNVLWEGSIGPLSTADYAPVVDSNGWISIGSLDGFLYSFSPTGVLKKFSRTAVTDSVIQVSPTLDCTGFAIYISQTEMEGKISRTVGEYTYVSAMKPKSVLLTLYVPATGSIYWSESYPGQFSSFMSQSDLRHFILDERILLAFVAASKTGNPLACRSTRQKLMSSCSQVRPKLVSIYTGNERAILWFLLFESAIMVVLAGLVRFCCIFWSKKKLKGENLGNFLEKRRSLRLKKKAFDRTITELEQKAAVEAMANEEVLEKLGNLLQKREGIERKLSTTYSLGRDGGSSRSKTLLPLYDGKTRSYYLQGGKKESVAVFHTLSDTSTSIESSSGGGEAGWTSCEDKGKAPLEEEESSSDGGFFTREYKKSPSEPASSSREFVNPLLGEKEWTGKKLHYEDEVDSEPKIMIGSRSLSLKRRRALSSTN; this is translated from the exons ATGGCAGTGCTTCAATCTCTTGTCTTCTTGTTCCTAATGGTTTCTTTGGCTTCTACCCATTCTCAGTCTACGCAATTCCAGAACTACCCAG CTAAAGAGCCAACAAGAAGAAATTCTCGTAGACTTTCGAGGCCTCTGATTGGACATGATGGGAAGGTTTATACTTGCTCTGAGAAAgattttcttgcatttgaaAGTAATGGGTCCATTGCTTGGACCATGCATTTGAATTATACATGCAATTCTGATATGCCTCCTGTTCATGGTGGTAGAAGAAAG ATGTATCTGGTTGCAGATAACAGGGTGATTAAGATCAACTTGTTAAACAATGGAACTTCTGAACCAGCTGCAGAAGTTTTACTTAGTGCAGAACCAACTAAAGAACAAGGTGGGATTGTTGGGCTCGCAGTTAGCACAATGAGTTCATCTGTGTTtgtaaatattaaaaatcggGGACTCTTTGCATACATGACACGTGGACAGTTGCTCTGGAGTGCTGGACCTGTGATTGATCTATTTGGCTATCGTCAAGGTTGTAGGAAGAACATTGCggattgtttttttaattcagtCCCTGTGATTGATGAATGTGAGGCTAGTATTTAT ATCTCAAATACTGGAGGAGAATTGTATTCGTTATCAATCCGCCGTCCACACTTCAAGTGGATCCAGGATTTAAGTTCTTATGACAAAGTTTTCACTATAACTCCTGGAAACAATGGTAGATTGTATGTTACTGTTCCAGTTAAAGCTCTTTTGTTGGCACTAGATGTTTCTTCAGGAAATGTTTTGTGGGAGGGAAGTATTGGGCCATTAAGTACCGCAGATTACGCACCAGTTGTCGATTCTAATG GTTGGATATCTATTGGTTCATTAGATGGGTTCCTATACTCATTTTCACCAACTGGGGTTCTCAAGAAATTCTCAAGAACAGCTGTAACAGATTCTGTGATCCAAGTCAGTCCTACCCTTGACTGCACTGGCTTTGCAATTTATATTTCTCAGACAGAGATGGAGGGGAAGATCAGCCGCACAGTAGGCGAATATACTTATGTGTCTGCTATGAAACCCAAAAGTGTTCTTCTTACCTTGTATGTTCCAGCAACTGGGTCCATCTACTGGTCTGAAAGCTATCCTG GCCAATTCTCATCTTTTATGTCTCAGAGTGATCTTCGCCATTTTATACTAGACGAGAGGATTCTTCTTGCATTTGTGGCAGCTTCAA AGACTGGTAACCCACTGGCATGCCGTTCTACAC GTCAGAAGCTGATGTCTAGCTGCTCCCAAGTAAGGCCGAAGCTTGTCAGCATCTACACTG GTAATGAAAGGGCAATACTCTGGTTCCTGCTTTTTGAATCTGCAATCATGGTAGTACTAGCTGGACTTGTGCGATTCTGTTGTATATTTTGGAGTAAAAAGAAGCTTAAAGGTGAAAACCTTGGAAATTTTCTTGAAAAGAGA CGTTCTCTTCGACTCAAAAAGAAGGCATTTGATAGAACCATTACAGAACTTGAGCAAAAAGCTGCAGTTGAAGCAATGGCCAATGAAGAGGTGCTTGAGAAATTGGGCAATCTGCTACAAAAAAGGGAAGGCATAGAGAGAAAGCTATCAACAACCTATAGCTTGGGCAGAGATGGAGGCAGCTCAAGGTCAAAAACTCTTCTTCCATTATACGATGGAAAAACCAGAAGCTATTATCTTCAAGGtggaaagaaagagagtgTTGCTGTCTTCCACACATTAAGTGACACATCAACTTCGATAGAAAGCAGCAGTGGAGGAGGAGAGGCTGGCTGGACTTCTTGTGAAGACAAAGGGAAGGCAccattggaagaagaagagagctCAAGTGATGGTGGGTTCTTTACAAGAGAATACAAGAAAAGCCCATCAGAACCAGCTTCAAGCTCAAGAGAATTTGTGAATCCATTGCTTGGGGAAAAAGAATGGACAGGCAAGAAGTTGCATTATGAGGATGAAGTGGATTCAGAGCCAAAGATAATGATTGGTAGCAGGAGCTTAtcattaaaaagaagaagggctTTATCTTCAActaactaa
- the LOC117623460 gene encoding uncharacterized protein LOC117623460 — translation MATEEQGEEKQQTTSTQAAAGLGGAVVEKYRQIKEHAETYPYVWGSYIVVYGGLALWTAYRWRKLRKTEDRVRALQDRLRKHYAAEEASAIPPTTVGKVPVPPPADKISK, via the coding sequence ATGGCAACTGAGgaacaaggagaagaaaagcAGCAAACCACAAGTACTCAAGCTGCTGCTGGTTTGGGAGGAGCCGTGGTAGAAAAGTATCGACAAATCAAAGAGCACGCAGAGACCTACCCTTATGTGTGGGGTTCCTATATTGTTGTATATGGTGGTCTTGCCCTCTGGACTGCTTACAGATGGAGAAAGCTCCGCAAGACTGAGGATCGAGTACGGGCTCTTCAGGACAGATTACGCAAGCATTATGCCGCCGAAGAGGCTTCTGCAATCCCTCCCACCACAGTTGGAAAGGTTCCAGTTCCACCACCTGCTGATAAAATCTCCAAATAG
- the LOC117623458 gene encoding isoprenylcysteine alpha-carbonyl methylesterase ICME-like isoform X3 produces the protein MDEKVYLLLRVGYRWMTRLLALGCYAMLLMPGFLQVALCYFFSSQVRRSIVYGDQPRNRLDLYLPANSDGKKPVVVFVTGGAWIIGYKAWGSLLGLQLAERDIIVACVDYRNFPQGTISDMVKDASEGISYICNNIADYGGDPNRIYLMGQSAGAHISSCALLEQAIKESKKEESISWSVSQIKAYFGLSGGYNLINLVDHFDNRGLYRSIFLSIMEGEESLHQFSPELKVKDPSNRNAVSLLPPITLFHGTADYSIPSDASKIFVDALQKAGAQAELVLYDGKTHTDLFLQDPLRGGKDELFDLLVAEIHAGDKEALEKDAMASPRKRLVPEILLKLARNISPF, from the exons TTGCATTGTGTTATTTCTTTTCAAGCCAGGTCCGGCGTAGTATTGTGTATGGAGATCAACCAAGAAATAG GTTGGATCTCTATTTACCTGCAAATAGCGATGGAAAAAAGCCAGTAGTGGTATTTGTAACTGGTGGAGCCTGGATTATTGG GTATAAAGCGTGGGGTTCTCTTTTAGGTCTGCAGTTGGCTGAAAGAGACATCATAGTGGCATGCGTTGATTACAG AAATTTTCCCCAGGGTACCATCAGTGATATGGTGAAAGATGCTTCTGAGGGTATCTCATATATCTGCAACAATATAGCAGATTATGGAGGTGACCCTAACAG AATCTATCTAATGGGACAATCTGCTGGTGCACATATTTCTTCCTGTGCTCTTTTGGAGCAAGCAATCAAAGAATCTAAGAAAGAAGAGAGCATTTCTTGGAGCGTCTCCCAGATAAAGGCTTATTTTGGTTTATCTGGCGG GtataatttgattaatttagtTGATCATTTCGACAATCGTGGACTATATCGTTCCATTTTTTTAAG CATTATGGAAGGTGAAGAATCCTTGCATCAATTTTCTCCTGAACTTAAAGTAAAGGACCCAAGCAATAGGAATGCTGTTTCTCTCTTGCCTCCTATTACTCTTTTCCATGGAACTGCAGATTATTCAATACCATCAGATGCCAG TAAAATTTTTGTAGACGCGCTTCAAAAGGCAGGCGCTCAAGCCGAGTTAGTACTATACGATGGAAAGACTCATACAGATTTGTTTCTTCAA GATCCTCTAAGAGGTGGTAAAGATGAATTGTTTGACCTACTAGTTGCTGAGATACATGCTGGTGATAAAGAAGCTCTTGAGAAAGATGCCATGGCATCCCCAAGAAAACGCCTGGTTCCAGAGATCTTGTTGAAGTTGGCACGCAACATCAGTCCCTTCTAG